The Xenorhabdus doucetiae genome has a window encoding:
- the cfa gene encoding cyclopropane fatty acyl phospholipid synthase gives MSSSFVEGKKTITDPWYRIAHELLQETDIEINGKRPFDIRIKNPDFYKRVLKEGSLGLGESYMDGWWECDRLDIFFYKVLQAGLEHRIPKNVKDIFKIIISRIFNLQSPKRAWIVGKEHYNLGNDLFTRMLDPHMQYSCGYWKDANTLEEAQTHKLRLICEKLQLSPGMTLLDIGCGWGGLAAYAAENYGVSVTGVTISAEQQKYAQERCQDLNVKIILEDYRNLNLQFDRVVSVGMFEHVGPKNYDNYFNIVKKNLKPDGLFLLHTIGSNIDKSGSDAWISKYIFPNGCLPSITKIAKATNGKFVMEDWHNFGADYDRTLMAWYERFTASWHEIEHNYSPRFKRMFSYYLNACAGAFRARDIQLWQVVFSPQGIEKGLRVPR, from the coding sequence ATGAGTTCATCTTTTGTTGAAGGTAAAAAAACAATAACGGATCCTTGGTATAGGATCGCCCATGAATTGCTTCAGGAAACTGATATTGAGATCAATGGCAAGCGCCCTTTCGATATACGCATTAAAAACCCTGATTTCTATAAGCGTGTACTGAAAGAAGGTTCCTTGGGTTTGGGTGAGAGTTATATGGATGGCTGGTGGGAATGTGATCGCCTTGATATTTTCTTTTATAAAGTATTACAGGCTGGTTTAGAACATCGTATTCCTAAAAATGTCAAAGATATCTTCAAGATAATTATCTCTCGTATATTTAATTTACAATCTCCCAAACGTGCCTGGATTGTCGGTAAGGAACATTATAATTTAGGCAATGACCTTTTTACCCGGATGCTTGATCCTCATATGCAATATTCTTGCGGTTATTGGAAAGATGCCAATACGCTGGAAGAAGCACAAACCCATAAACTCCGCCTGATTTGCGAAAAACTACAACTTTCTCCGGGCATGACTTTATTGGATATCGGTTGTGGCTGGGGAGGTTTGGCAGCTTATGCGGCGGAAAACTACGGGGTATCTGTCACAGGGGTAACGATTTCAGCCGAGCAACAAAAATACGCGCAGGAACGATGTCAAGATCTCAATGTAAAAATTATCCTTGAAGATTACCGAAACCTTAACCTTCAGTTTGATCGCGTGGTATCCGTCGGCATGTTTGAGCACGTTGGCCCGAAAAATTATGACAATTATTTCAATATCGTGAAAAAGAACCTGAAACCTGATGGCCTGTTCCTGCTCCATACTATCGGCTCTAATATTGATAAATCAGGTTCTGATGCCTGGATCAGTAAATATATCTTCCCCAATGGCTGTTTACCGTCGATAACCAAAATCGCTAAAGCAACCAATGGAAAGTTTGTTATGGAAGATTGGCACAACTTTGGGGCGGACTATGACAGAACCCTGATGGCATGGTATGAGCGATTTACTGCCAGTTGGCACGAAATAGAGCATAACTATAGCCCGCGCTTCAAACGAATGTTCAGTTATTACCTGAATGCTTGTGCAGGTGCATTCCGGGCAAGGGATATTCAGTTATGGCAGGTAGTATTTAGTCCGCAAGGCATTGAAAAAGGATTGAGAGTACCTAGATAA
- a CDS encoding L,D-transpeptidase family protein yields MKRSLTVIGMFLSSMLSLSGLTNIAHAVEYPLPPANSRLIGVNSTYIVPDDGRPLEYIAANYQIGLLAMLEANPGVDPYLPKPGTELMIPSQMLLPDTPRQGIIINLAELRLYYFPEGKDYVVVYPIGIGQLGRNTPTMTTSVSQLIEHPTWTPTTNIRKDYASRGIILPAVIPAGPDNPMGDFALRLAAGRGEYLIHGTNANFGIGMRVSSGCIRLRPNDIEDLFRTVPRGTRVQIINEPVKYAVEPDGKRYVEVHQPLSRKETDDPQTIPIPRSESLVKFINSGETDEFLVDQAIIRRSGIPTQVNAEQVAKIPPLHQPGPIY; encoded by the coding sequence ATGAAGCGATCTTTAACTGTTATCGGCATGTTCTTGAGCAGCATGTTATCGTTAAGTGGATTGACTAATATCGCCCATGCTGTCGAGTATCCATTGCCTCCTGCTAATAGCCGCCTGATTGGCGTTAATTCCACCTATATTGTGCCTGATGACGGGCGCCCATTAGAGTATATTGCTGCCAACTACCAGATAGGGTTACTGGCGATGTTGGAAGCGAATCCAGGGGTTGATCCCTATTTGCCTAAGCCCGGTACTGAGTTAATGATTCCCTCCCAGATGCTGCTGCCAGACACGCCTCGTCAGGGAATTATTATCAATCTGGCTGAACTCAGGCTCTATTATTTCCCTGAGGGAAAGGATTATGTTGTTGTGTATCCTATTGGTATTGGTCAGCTTGGGCGCAATACGCCAACCATGACAACATCTGTCAGCCAATTGATCGAGCATCCGACGTGGACGCCAACCACGAATATTCGCAAGGATTATGCCAGTCGGGGAATCATTTTACCTGCCGTAATACCTGCGGGGCCTGATAATCCAATGGGGGATTTTGCCTTACGCTTGGCTGCCGGACGTGGCGAATATTTGATCCACGGTACAAATGCCAATTTCGGTATTGGTATGCGAGTGAGTTCAGGATGTATTCGTTTGCGGCCCAATGATATTGAGGATTTGTTCCGTACTGTCCCACGAGGAACGCGTGTTCAGATCATTAATGAACCGGTAAAATATGCTGTTGAGCCGGATGGTAAGCGCTATGTGGAAGTTCATCAGCCGCTTTCTCGTAAAGAGACAGATGATCCACAGACAATACCGATCCCACGTTCTGAAAGTTTGGTGAAGTTCATTAATAGTGGGGAAACCGATGAATTTCTGGTTGATCAAGCCATTATTCGTCGTTCAGGAATACCCACGCAGGTAAATGCAGAACAGGTTGCTAAGATACCGCCATTACACCAGCCTGGGCCGATTTATTAA
- a CDS encoding hotdog fold thioesterase, with the protein MIWKRNIDVNTLNQFNDQCMVKHVGIEFTQLGDDFIEGTMPVDQRTKQPFGILHGGASVVLAETLGSIAGYLCSEGEQKVVGVEINANHLKSVREGTVKGICKPIHLGRSHQVWQIDIYNDQQQLCCTSRLTTAVLS; encoded by the coding sequence GTGATTTGGAAACGTAATATCGATGTGAATACCCTGAATCAATTTAATGATCAGTGTATGGTAAAACATGTAGGGATCGAATTTACCCAGCTTGGCGATGATTTTATTGAAGGAACCATGCCAGTCGATCAACGAACTAAACAACCCTTCGGGATACTGCATGGTGGGGCATCGGTGGTATTGGCCGAAACACTCGGCTCCATTGCCGGTTATCTCTGTTCGGAAGGTGAACAGAAAGTCGTGGGAGTAGAAATAAATGCTAACCACCTTAAATCGGTTCGTGAAGGCACGGTCAAAGGGATTTGCAAGCCGATTCATCTTGGCCGCTCACATCAGGTCTGGCAGATTGACATTTATAATGATCAGCAACAATTATGCTGCACATCTCGCCTGACAACGGCGGTGTTATCTTAG
- a CDS encoding riboflavin synthase, with product MFTGIVQGKAPIVAIDEKMHFRTHVVKFPAELLPGIETGASVSHNGCCLTVTKIDGDLISFDLMKETLRLTNLGELRVGDLVNLERAAKFGDEIGGHLMSGHVITTAEIAKIFTSENNHEIWFRIHDKQLMKYILHKGFIGIDGISLTIGDVVNNRFCVHLIPETLARTTLGKKRLGEKINIEIDPQTQAIVDTVERVLAQKEQEKLLLQTEGQ from the coding sequence ATGTTTACAGGTATCGTTCAGGGAAAAGCGCCGATAGTTGCCATTGATGAAAAAATGCATTTTCGGACCCATGTTGTTAAATTTCCGGCTGAATTATTACCCGGAATTGAAACGGGGGCTTCTGTTTCCCACAACGGTTGCTGTCTGACTGTGACTAAGATCGATGGTGATTTAATCAGTTTTGATTTAATGAAAGAAACATTGCGCCTGACCAATCTCGGCGAACTTAGGGTAGGTGATTTAGTCAATCTGGAAAGGGCGGCTAAATTTGGTGATGAAATTGGTGGGCATTTGATGTCCGGTCATGTTATTACAACCGCGGAAATTGCCAAGATCTTCACTTCTGAAAATAACCATGAAATATGGTTTCGCATTCATGACAAACAATTGATGAAATATATCCTGCACAAAGGGTTTATTGGTATTGACGGGATTAGCCTGACCATTGGCGATGTTGTCAATAATCGATTCTGTGTTCATTTAATTCCAGAAACATTAGCGCGCACAACACTGGGTAAAAAGCGTTTGGGAGAAAAAATTAATATTGAAATTGATCCACAAACTCAAGCGATTGTCGATACTGTTGAACGAGTTCTGGCTCAGAAAGAGCAAGAAAAATTATTGTTACAAACTGAAGGACAATAA
- the ydiJ gene encoding D-2-hydroxyglutarate dehydrogenase YdiJ: protein MIPRISQAPHVSELTQDYLTALKEAGFTGDTTSSYADRLTMATDNSIYQLLPQAVVFPRSSADVVLLTRIAGEARFKTLTFTPRGGGTGTNGQSLNNGIVVDMSRHMNRILEINPEQGWVRVEAGVIKDQLNQYLKPYGYFFSPELSTSNRATLGGMINTDASGQGSLVYGKTSDHVLGVRAVLLGGEMLDTRPMSTALAESIAQEESVVGRVYKTVLERCREQRKLIIEKFPKLNRFLTGYDLRHVFSDDMRSFDLTRILTGSEGTLAFITEATLDITPLPKVRRLVNVKYDSFDSALRNAPFMVEAKALSVETVDSKVLNLAREDIIWHSVKELITDVPDKDMQGLNIVEFSGNDEPEIDQQLQALCLRLDELMEKNQAGIIGYQTCHDLRDIERIYAMRKKSVGLLGNSKGAAKPIPFVEDTCVPPQYLADYIAEFRQLLDSHKLSYGMFGHVDAGVLHVRPALDMCDPEQEMLMKQISDEVVQLTAKYGGLLWGEHGKGFRAEYSPAFFGETLYNELRRIKAAFDPLNRLNPGKICPPIGADAPMMKVDAAKRGTYDRTIPVNVRTAFRGAMECNGNGLCFNFDVKSPMCPSMKISQHRIHSPKGRATLVREWLRLLTEQGVEPKLLEHGLEQARPSLRGLIEKTRHSWQAWRGEYDFSHEVKEAMSGCLACKACSTQCPIKIDVPSFRSRFLALYHSRYLRPLRDHIVANVEHSTPLMAKAPRAFNFFLKQPWVQKISQHTLGMTDLPLLSYPTLQQQLAGHYAARTTLEQLEDLSPSQRAQHVLIVQDPFTSYYDAKVVTDFVLLAEKLGYKPVLLPFSPNGKAQHVKGFLQRFTKTAEKTADFLNRIARLNIPMIGVDPALVLCYRDEYNDILGERRGNFNVQLVHEWLTDILPEKMSQTKSSDDSISLHDWYLLGHCTEVTALPGSSQQWADIFRHFGHQLKHVSVGCCGMAGTYGHEKKNLARSIGIYSLSWAPALKNLSLEHCLSTGYSCRSQVKRIEGKPLKHPLQALLEIMP, encoded by the coding sequence ATGATCCCACGTATATCACAAGCCCCCCATGTCAGTGAACTGACACAGGATTATTTGACTGCACTGAAAGAAGCCGGCTTTACCGGAGACACCACCAGCAGCTATGCCGATAGGCTGACGATGGCGACAGATAACAGTATTTATCAACTGTTGCCACAAGCGGTTGTATTTCCTCGTTCCAGTGCCGATGTTGTATTATTGACAAGAATAGCAGGCGAGGCGCGTTTTAAGACGCTGACCTTTACCCCTCGCGGCGGCGGAACTGGCACAAATGGACAATCACTTAACAATGGCATTGTGGTGGATATGTCCCGCCATATGAACCGTATTCTGGAAATCAATCCAGAACAGGGATGGGTAAGAGTAGAAGCCGGCGTTATCAAAGATCAACTTAATCAATATCTAAAACCTTACGGTTATTTTTTCTCTCCCGAACTGTCAACCAGTAATCGCGCCACATTGGGCGGCATGATCAATACCGATGCTTCCGGTCAGGGATCACTGGTCTATGGCAAAACCTCAGATCACGTACTGGGTGTACGCGCGGTTCTATTGGGAGGGGAAATGTTAGACACCCGTCCCATGAGCACCGCATTGGCGGAATCGATTGCCCAAGAAGAGAGTGTGGTTGGTCGGGTATATAAAACGGTACTGGAACGTTGCCGTGAACAACGGAAATTAATTATTGAGAAGTTTCCCAAACTCAATCGGTTTCTGACCGGATACGATTTGCGCCATGTATTCAGCGACGATATGCGGTCTTTTGATCTCACCCGCATCTTAACGGGTTCTGAAGGTACGCTGGCTTTCATTACAGAGGCGACACTGGATATCACGCCGTTACCCAAAGTCAGGCGATTGGTGAATGTCAAATATGACTCTTTTGATTCTGCCCTGCGCAATGCCCCTTTTATGGTGGAAGCCAAGGCGCTCTCCGTTGAAACGGTAGACTCTAAGGTACTCAATCTGGCACGTGAAGATATTATCTGGCATTCAGTAAAAGAATTGATTACGGATGTGCCTGATAAGGACATGCAAGGTCTGAATATTGTCGAATTCAGTGGCAATGATGAACCGGAAATTGATCAGCAATTGCAAGCGCTTTGCTTGCGGCTGGATGAATTAATGGAAAAAAATCAGGCGGGCATTATTGGTTATCAGACCTGCCATGATCTGCGGGATATTGAGCGTATTTATGCCATGCGGAAAAAATCTGTCGGATTATTGGGCAACAGTAAAGGCGCAGCGAAACCCATTCCTTTTGTCGAAGATACCTGTGTTCCTCCCCAATATCTTGCTGATTATATCGCTGAATTTCGCCAGCTTTTGGACAGTCACAAGCTGAGTTACGGCATGTTCGGGCATGTGGACGCCGGTGTTCTGCATGTGCGTCCTGCGCTGGATATGTGTGATCCGGAGCAGGAAATGTTGATGAAACAGATTTCTGATGAAGTCGTTCAGTTGACCGCTAAGTACGGCGGTTTGCTATGGGGCGAGCATGGAAAGGGCTTTCGGGCAGAATATAGCCCGGCCTTTTTTGGTGAGACTTTGTATAACGAACTGCGGCGGATAAAGGCGGCATTTGATCCGCTTAATCGGTTAAATCCGGGGAAAATTTGTCCGCCCATCGGAGCCGATGCGCCAATGATGAAAGTGGATGCTGCTAAACGCGGGACTTATGATCGTACTATTCCTGTCAATGTCAGAACGGCATTCCGTGGAGCGATGGAGTGTAACGGTAATGGGTTATGTTTCAATTTCGATGTTAAAAGCCCCATGTGCCCGTCAATGAAAATTAGCCAGCATCGCATCCATTCTCCCAAAGGCAGGGCGACTTTGGTCAGAGAGTGGTTGCGGCTTTTGACGGAGCAGGGGGTAGAACCCAAGTTACTGGAGCACGGGCTGGAGCAGGCACGCCCTAGTTTGCGGGGCTTGATTGAAAAGACACGGCATAGTTGGCAGGCATGGCGGGGTGAATACGATTTTTCACACGAAGTTAAAGAGGCGATGTCGGGGTGTTTAGCCTGTAAGGCGTGTTCAACACAATGTCCGATCAAAATCGACGTCCCTTCGTTTCGTTCACGCTTCTTAGCGTTGTATCACAGCCGTTATCTGCGTCCATTGCGTGATCATATTGTTGCCAATGTTGAACACAGTACGCCACTGATGGCGAAAGCGCCGCGCGCATTTAATTTTTTCCTGAAACAACCGTGGGTACAAAAAATCAGCCAGCATACCCTTGGCATGACTGATCTGCCGTTGCTCTCTTACCCGACATTGCAACAGCAACTTGCCGGTCACTACGCAGCAAGAACCACGCTGGAACAGTTGGAAGATTTATCTCCCTCTCAGCGTGCCCAACATGTGTTAATTGTTCAAGATCCTTTTACCAGTTACTACGATGCGAAAGTGGTCACTGATTTTGTGTTGCTGGCAGAAAAATTGGGATATAAGCCCGTTTTACTGCCATTTTCACCCAATGGAAAAGCGCAACATGTCAAAGGCTTTTTGCAGCGATTTACCAAAACTGCGGAGAAAACAGCAGATTTCCTGAACCGGATCGCACGTCTGAATATTCCCATGATAGGTGTCGATCCGGCTCTGGTTCTGTGTTATCGGGATGAATACAACGATATTCTCGGTGAACGGCGGGGGAATTTTAACGTTCAGTTGGTGCACGAATGGTTAACTGACATCCTGCCGGAAAAAATGTCACAAACGAAAAGTAGTGATGATTCAATATCCCTACATGACTGGTACTTACTGGGGCACTGTACCGAAGTGACAGCGCTACCGGGTAGTAGTCAGCAGTGGGCGGATATCTTCCGCCATTTTGGTCATCAATTGAAGCATGTCAGTGTCGGATGTTGTGGCATGGCGGGCACATATGGCCATGAAAAGAAAAACCTGGCGCGATCGATTGGCATCTACTCACTTTCATGGGCACCGGCACTGAAAAATTTATCTTTAGAGCATTGCCTGAGTACCGGATATTCGTGTCGCAGTCAGGTGAAACGTATAGAAGGAAAACCACTTAAACATCCATTACAAGCCTTATTGGAGATAATGCCGTGA
- the ydiK gene encoding AI-2E family transporter YdiK, which produces MEKSPSRLDLPKLLFALFFILLLITTSFWVLSPFVLGFIWSGMVVIATWPLLEKLQQRLWGKRWIAVSIMTLLLVLLFVIPIALLVSSLVENSAPLIAWAKSPASFQLPQLEWLNRIPVIGDDLYFKWQSLMADGGNMLLNKIPPYIGKAATWFLTQAANAGRFLFHLALMVMFSVLLYWKGDQVMLSIRHFAIRLADQRGDAVVLLAARSIRAVALGVVVTALVQAIAGGIGLAIAGIPYAMILTVLMFVCCVAQLGPLLILVPSIAWLYWTGETTWGTILIIWSLILTTMDGVLRPFLIRLGADLPMVLILTGVIGGILSLGVIGLFIGPVVLAVSYSLLLAWMNEVPKPENKIADSENHFGEKQVK; this is translated from the coding sequence ATGGAAAAATCACCATCACGCCTAGATCTCCCCAAGCTGTTATTTGCCCTGTTTTTCATTTTATTGCTCATTACCACCAGCTTTTGGGTCTTGAGTCCCTTTGTCTTAGGATTTATTTGGTCAGGCATGGTCGTTATCGCAACCTGGCCATTATTGGAAAAGTTACAGCAACGATTATGGGGAAAACGCTGGATTGCGGTTTCTATCATGACGTTATTGCTGGTTTTATTATTTGTTATTCCCATTGCACTGCTTGTCAGCAGTTTGGTAGAAAATAGTGCGCCATTGATTGCCTGGGCAAAATCCCCTGCTTCTTTCCAACTTCCACAACTGGAGTGGCTCAATCGGATACCTGTCATTGGCGATGATTTATACTTTAAATGGCAGAGCTTGATGGCTGATGGCGGTAACATGCTTCTCAACAAAATTCCCCCTTATATTGGTAAGGCGGCAACATGGTTTCTTACCCAAGCCGCTAATGCAGGACGCTTTCTTTTCCATTTGGCTCTCATGGTCATGTTTAGTGTATTACTTTATTGGAAAGGTGATCAGGTCATGCTGAGTATCCGCCATTTTGCTATCCGGCTGGCAGATCAACGGGGAGATGCCGTCGTATTGCTGGCAGCCCGATCCATTCGAGCCGTAGCCCTTGGCGTCGTGGTCACGGCGTTGGTTCAGGCCATCGCTGGCGGAATTGGTCTGGCCATTGCCGGCATTCCTTACGCAATGATATTAACCGTGCTGATGTTTGTATGCTGTGTTGCCCAGCTTGGGCCTCTGCTTATCCTTGTTCCATCGATTGCATGGCTTTATTGGACGGGAGAAACAACCTGGGGAACCATTTTAATCATCTGGAGCTTAATATTAACCACAATGGATGGTGTTCTGCGCCCCTTCCTGATCCGACTGGGTGCCGATTTACCTATGGTATTAATTCTGACGGGTGTCATCGGTGGAATACTTTCATTAGGTGTTATCGGATTATTTATTGGACCAGTCGTACTGGCTGTTTCTTACAGCTTACTATTAGCATGGATGAATGAAGTGCCTAAACCCGAAAACAAGATAGCTGATAGTGAAAATCATTTCGGGGAAAAACAAGTTAAATAA
- a CDS encoding MATE family efflux transporter translates to MQKYLNEARSLLALGIPVVIAQFSQTAMGFVDTVMAGKAGAIEMSAVAVGTSIWLPTILFGQGLLLALTPIVAHMNGSGQRKNVAGQIQQGFWLAIFLSILIIAVLYNSRFIIEAQHNVDPVLAQKATDFIHAIMWGAPGYLFYQVLRGQCEGLSKTKPAMVIGVAGLLVNIPINYIFIYGKFGAPELGGVGCGVATATVYWVMFLLLLAYVKHSPSQKDIQTFNKFAGPEWHTQKRIALLGLPIALAMFFEVTLFAVVSLLVSPLGVVAVAGHQISLNFSSMMFMFPLSLGIAATIRVGYNLGQQSTEGARISAYTSIIVGLIIACMTATFTVLLREHIAFMYNDNPEVVILASHLMLFAAIYQLSDAVQVIGSGVLRGYKDTRSIFVITFIAYWLLGLPSGYILALTDYVTKPMGPQGFWIGFIIGLTASAFMMGYRILWTQKQPAHYILKRSTR, encoded by the coding sequence GTGCAGAAATATTTAAATGAAGCGCGTAGTTTGCTCGCTCTAGGGATCCCTGTTGTCATCGCACAGTTTTCACAAACTGCCATGGGCTTCGTTGATACTGTCATGGCTGGTAAAGCGGGTGCTATTGAAATGTCAGCGGTTGCTGTTGGCACATCAATCTGGCTGCCAACTATTCTGTTTGGTCAAGGTTTATTGCTTGCTTTGACCCCCATCGTGGCACATATGAATGGCTCAGGCCAAAGAAAAAACGTTGCAGGTCAAATCCAGCAGGGGTTCTGGCTTGCAATTTTCCTCTCTATCTTGATCATCGCAGTATTGTATAACAGCCGATTTATTATAGAAGCACAACATAACGTCGATCCTGTATTGGCACAAAAAGCGACGGATTTTATTCATGCCATCATGTGGGGAGCGCCAGGTTATTTGTTCTATCAAGTTTTGCGTGGTCAATGTGAAGGATTATCGAAAACTAAGCCAGCAATGGTCATTGGTGTTGCCGGTTTACTGGTCAATATTCCCATTAACTACATTTTTATTTACGGTAAGTTTGGGGCACCTGAATTGGGCGGTGTAGGTTGTGGTGTCGCAACGGCAACGGTCTACTGGGTTATGTTCCTGTTGTTACTTGCCTATGTGAAACACTCTCCTTCCCAAAAAGATATCCAAACCTTCAACAAATTTGCAGGCCCTGAATGGCACACGCAAAAACGAATTGCATTACTTGGCTTACCTATCGCCCTGGCGATGTTTTTTGAGGTGACTCTGTTTGCTGTCGTCTCGTTATTGGTTTCGCCACTCGGTGTTGTTGCCGTAGCCGGACACCAAATATCACTCAACTTCAGCTCGATGATGTTTATGTTCCCGCTGTCATTGGGGATAGCGGCAACCATTCGTGTTGGCTACAATCTGGGCCAACAATCCACTGAAGGCGCTAGAATATCCGCCTACACGAGCATTATTGTTGGCTTAATTATTGCTTGTATGACAGCAACCTTCACCGTACTGCTGCGCGAGCATATTGCATTTATGTACAACGACAACCCTGAGGTTGTAATTCTTGCCTCTCACTTGATGCTGTTTGCGGCTATTTACCAGCTTTCTGATGCGGTTCAGGTCATTGGATCGGGAGTATTGCGCGGATACAAAGATACACGTTCTATTTTCGTGATCACTTTTATTGCTTATTGGCTCTTAGGGCTGCCGAGTGGCTATATTCTGGCGTTGACTGATTATGTCACTAAGCCAATGGGACCACAGGGTTTCTGGATTGGATTTATTATCGGTTTAACCGCATCGGCATTTATGATGGGTTACCGTATTCTATGGACACAAAAACAGCCAGCCCATTATATTCTGAAACGTTCTACACGTTAA
- the pykF gene encoding pyruvate kinase PykF: MKKTKIVCTIGPKTESEEKLTELLNAGMNVMRLNFSHGDYEEHGRRIENIRAVVAKTGKKAAILLDTKGPEIRTMKLEDGNDVSLTAGQTFTFTTDKSVIGNQDRVAVTYAGLPEDLKPGNTVLVDDGLIAMTVKETTATEVICEVLNNGDLGENKGVNLPNVSINLPALAEKDKQDLIFGCEQGVDFIAASFIRKRSDVLEIREHLKAHNGEHIQIISKIENQEGLTNFDEILEASDGIMVARGDLGVEIPVEEVIFAQKMMIEKCNAARKVVITATQMLDSMIKNPRPTRAEAGDVANAILDGTDAVMLSGESAKGKYPVEAVSIMATICERTDRVMCSRIENTKSQKLRVTEAVSRGAVEIAEKLESPLIVVATYGGKSARSIRKYFPNASILALTTNEITARQLLLVKGVSTLVVKEIASTDDFYRIGKEAALASGMAHLGDVVVMVSGALVPSGTTNTSSVHVL, encoded by the coding sequence ATGAAAAAAACCAAAATTGTTTGTACTATCGGGCCAAAAACAGAATCCGAAGAGAAGTTGACCGAACTGCTTAATGCAGGTATGAATGTCATGCGCCTGAACTTTTCTCACGGTGACTACGAAGAGCATGGTCGTCGTATTGAAAACATTCGCGCGGTTGTCGCGAAAACTGGCAAAAAAGCAGCAATCTTATTGGATACTAAAGGCCCTGAAATCCGTACCATGAAACTGGAAGATGGCAATGACGTCTCCCTGACTGCGGGCCAAACTTTTACCTTTACGACAGATAAATCCGTTATCGGCAATCAAGATCGTGTTGCGGTGACTTATGCCGGACTGCCGGAAGATCTGAAACCAGGCAATACCGTATTGGTTGATGATGGTTTGATCGCCATGACCGTTAAGGAAACCACGGCGACCGAAGTGATCTGTGAGGTACTGAACAACGGTGACTTGGGCGAAAACAAAGGTGTTAACCTGCCAAATGTTTCCATTAACTTGCCTGCACTGGCAGAAAAAGATAAACAAGATTTGATCTTCGGTTGTGAGCAAGGCGTGGATTTCATTGCAGCCTCTTTCATCCGTAAACGCTCCGATGTACTGGAAATCCGTGAGCACCTGAAAGCTCATAATGGTGAACATATCCAAATTATTTCCAAAATCGAAAATCAGGAAGGTCTGACTAACTTCGATGAAATTCTCGAAGCGTCTGATGGTATCATGGTTGCCCGTGGCGATCTGGGGGTTGAAATCCCAGTCGAAGAAGTTATCTTCGCGCAAAAAATGATGATCGAAAAATGTAATGCGGCGCGTAAAGTTGTTATCACGGCAACCCAAATGCTGGATTCAATGATCAAAAACCCACGCCCTACCCGCGCCGAAGCCGGCGACGTTGCCAACGCTATTTTAGATGGTACAGATGCGGTTATGCTGTCTGGTGAAAGTGCGAAAGGGAAATATCCTGTCGAAGCGGTTTCCATCATGGCAACCATCTGTGAACGTACAGACCGCGTTATGTGCAGCCGAATTGAAAATACGAAGTCTCAGAAACTGCGTGTTACCGAAGCGGTCTCCCGTGGTGCGGTTGAAATCGCAGAAAAACTGGAATCACCCCTGATTGTCGTGGCAACTTACGGTGGTAAGTCGGCAAGATCTATCCGCAAGTATTTCCCTAACGCTTCAATCCTTGCATTGACAACGAATGAAATCACGGCGCGTCAATTGCTGCTAGTCAAGGGTGTTTCCACTCTGGTTGTCAAAGAAATCGCTTCTACCGATGATTTTTACCGTATTGGTAAAGAAGCCGCGTTGGCGAGTGGCATGGCGCACCTTGGGGATGTCGTTGTCATGGTATCCGGTGCATTAGTCCCCAGTGGCACAACAAATACGTCCTCTGTTCACGTGCTCTGA
- a CDS encoding major outer membrane lipoprotein: protein MNRTKVVFGAVILASTLLAGCSSATKVEQLASQVQTLGSKVDQLSSDISSIRSDVQSARDEAARANQRLDNQVRSYKK, encoded by the coding sequence ATGAATCGTACTAAAGTTGTATTTGGTGCAGTAATTCTGGCTTCCACCCTGCTGGCAGGTTGCTCAAGCGCAACGAAAGTTGAACAGCTTGCTTCTCAGGTGCAAACTCTCGGTTCTAAAGTTGACCAATTGAGCAGTGACATCAGTTCTATTCGTTCTGATGTACAATCAGCCAGAGATGAAGCTGCTCGCGCGAATCAGCGCCTTGATAACCAGGTTCGTTCATACAAGAAATAA